The genomic stretch AGCGGATCGAGCACCACGAGCGCAGCATCGACTTCGCGGGCGCGGGGCTGCTCCTGGTGGGGCTCACGGCGCTGATGCTGGCGCTGACGCAGGGCGGGGAGTGGGGAGCGGGGGCGGCGGGGGCGCTGGCCGGGGCGTCGCTCGTCTGCCTGTTCCTCTTCGTGCGCCACGAGCGGCGCGCGCCCGACCCGCTGATGCACCTGGAGATGTGGAGCATCCGGGTGATCCGCCTCGGCAACGCGGCCATCCTCGCGCTGGGGGTGGCGATGATCGGGCTGATCAGCTTTCTCCCCACCTTCGTGCAGGGGGTGCTGGGCCGCTCCGCGCTGGTGGCGGGCTTCACCCTGTCGGGGATGACGCTGGGGTGGCCCATCGCGTCGGTGGTGGCCGGGCGGCTCTTCGTCCGCCTCGGGGTGCGGAGGCTGGTGCGCGCCGGCGCCCTGGCGGCGCTCGCGGGCGCGCTGGTGATCGCGCTCACCGCCAGCCGGGGCGTCGTGCCCACCGCGCTCGGGGCGTTCGTCATGGGTCTCGGCTTCGGGCTGCTGAACACCACCTACATCGTCGCCATCCAGAGCAGCGTCCCCTGGCGGCAGCGCGCGGTGGCGACCGCGTCCAACATGCTCATGCGCAACATCGGGAACGCCATGGGCGCGGCGCTGCTCGGGGGGATCCTCAACCTCCGCCTGGAGCGGTACCTGGAGCGGACCGGCCTGTCCGGGCGCGTGTCGCTGGACAGCGTGCGCAGCCTGATCGGCGAGGGCGGCCCGGGCGGCGGCGCGCTGGACCCGGCGACCCTCCCGCTCCTCCGGGAGGGGCTCTCAGCGGGCCTGCACCTGGTGCTCTGGAGCATCGTCCTCTTCGCGCTCGCCACCCTGGCCGTGAGCTGGCGCGTCCCGGACCTGGCCCCCGCGGACCCGCCGGCCTGAACGGTGGGCTGCGGCCGCACACGCGGTGCCCCTTGCGGAGCGGTGGGACGTACGCTATACTCCGCGCCGTGCGACACCGCACCGCGGCGATTTCTCGCGATTGCTCCGCGTTACAAATGTGCTAAACCGCCGCGGGGTCCCGCGCGGAAACGCAGCGGGACCCTTTTTGACACCCGGAGATTCCGGCCCGCGTCCGCGGGCGGAGCGAGTGCTTTGAACGACAGCTTGGCGAGCTCGCTCCTGAAAACGGAAACCGCCTAAAGCGTCGTCAGGGCCCGCCGTCCTACCGACGGCGGGCCCTCGTCCTTTCCACGACGCTCGCCCCGCACCGCACCACCTTTCAGGAGAGCCATGAGCACCGTCCTTCCCACGCCCGTCGACGCGCCGGCCGTCGTCAAGTACACCTTCACCTCGGAGTCCGTCTCGGAGGGGCACCCGGACAAGGTCTGCGACTTCATCGCCGACTCCATCCTGGACGCCCACCTGCAGCAGGACCCGCGGAGCCGCGTCGCGTGCGAGGTGCTCTGCAAGGAGGACACGGTGGTGCTGGCGGGCGAGATCACCTCGAGCGCCACGGTGGACCTCGACGCCGTGGTCCGCGCCGCCATCCGCGAGATCGGCTACACGGACGCGGACCAGCCCTTCCGCGCCGACGACGTGAAGATCATCTCCTTCCTGTCGGCGCAGGCGGCGGAGATCGACCAGGGGGTGACCGCCACCACCTCGCTCGTGGGCGAGCAGGGCGCGGGCGACCAGGGGATCATGTTCGGCTACGCCACCGATGAGACGCCGGAGCTGATGCCGCTCCCCATCCTCCTGTCGCACCGCCTGGCGCGCGTCCTGGCGCGGCACCGCAAGGAGGGGACGGTGAGCTGGCTCCGTCCGGACTCCAAGACGCAGGTGTCGGTGGAGTACGAGGGGAACACCCCGGTGCGGGTCACCGACGTGCTGATCTCCACCCAGCACGCCGCGGGCGTGGACCGCGACGAGATCCGGCACTTCCTGGCCACCACGGTCATCCCAGAGGGGCTGGAGGGGTGGTACCACGACGACGTGCGCGTCCTGGTGAACCCCACCGGGAGCTTCGTGCAGGGCGGCCCCTCGGCGGACGCGGGCGTCACCGGGCGCAAGATCAT from Longimicrobiaceae bacterium encodes the following:
- a CDS encoding MDR family MFS transporter, with product MSSHTESPERPARRTRRPLVLSALVLAMFLAAIEGTIVATAMPSIAAKLGGFSLYGWVFSSYLLMQAVTTPIFGKLADLFGRKPVFIAGVLVFMLGSVLCGFAHSMTWLIAFRFLQGAGAGAVLPISSTLAADLYSLEERGRVQGYLASVWGISSILGPLAGGLIVQNADWHWIFWLNVPFGIVSMLLIGLFLHERIEHHERSIDFAGAGLLLVGLTALMLALTQGGEWGAGAAGALAGASLVCLFLFVRHERRAPDPLMHLEMWSIRVIRLGNAAILALGVAMIGLISFLPTFVQGVLGRSALVAGFTLSGMTLGWPIASVVAGRLFVRLGVRRLVRAGALAALAGALVIALTASRGVVPTALGAFVMGLGFGLLNTTYIVAIQSSVPWRQRAVATASNMLMRNIGNAMGAALLGGILNLRLERYLERTGLSGRVSLDSVRSLIGEGGPGGGALDPATLPLLREGLSAGLHLVLWSIVLFALATLAVSWRVPDLAPADPPA
- the metK gene encoding methionine adenosyltransferase, with product MSTVLPTPVDAPAVVKYTFTSESVSEGHPDKVCDFIADSILDAHLQQDPRSRVACEVLCKEDTVVLAGEITSSATVDLDAVVRAAIREIGYTDADQPFRADDVKIISFLSAQAAEIDQGVTATTSLVGEQGAGDQGIMFGYATDETPELMPLPILLSHRLARVLARHRKEGTVSWLRPDSKTQVSVEYEGNTPVRVTDVLISTQHAAGVDRDEIRHFLATTVIPEGLEGWYHDDVRVLVNPTGSFVQGGPSADAGVTGRKIIVDTYGGAGRHGGGAFSGKDPSKVDRSGAYFCRYVARQVVKAGLAKKAEVQVAYAIGVAQPVSVKVDTFGTGDERAAADFVRGFDFRPAAIIEQLNLLRPFYRQTTNYGHFGKAELPWEA